The following nucleotide sequence is from Ignavibacteria bacterium.
GAAAATTTATAAATATTTTTCTCAATGAAATAAGTTTTAAATTGAAATTGAATAATTACTGTTTGCCCTTGTCATTTTCATCAACTTCTTCATAATCAATATCGATTATATCTCGCTTGTTCTTTTTTTGAAAACTATTTTTTTGATTTGTCGGAGATAAGTATTTCTCGGCGATTAGCTTAATAAATCTGTATACTAAATAAAATACAATAGCATAAAATATTACTCGTAACACTTAGAGCAATCCTTTCGGCTCTGGAGAATAGTATTCAACTAAAGCCCTGTCTTTTCTAAATATTAAATTAATTAATTCCTCAAGATCTTGTTGATTTTTTAGAAAGTCCATTTGAGTTGCATTAACAATAAGCAACGGAGTTGATTTGTACATGAAGAAAAAATGATTGTAAGCATCGGCAAGTTGTTCGATATAACTGCGCTGCATGTTTTTTTCCATATCGCGATTTCGTTTATGGATGTTATCCATCAATTTATCAACACTCGCCTGCAAGTAGATTACAATGTCGGGCTTAATTACACTTTTTTCGAGCTGGGAAGCAACAGTTTCATAAAGTTTCAACTCGTCTCCAGCAAGATTCAGATAAGCGAATATTTTGTCTTTCTCAAAAATGTAATCACTTACCAAATATTCGGAGAACAAATTTGATTGAACAATACTTTGCTGCTGCTGGAAACGATTTAATAAGAAAAATATTTGAGTTTGAAAAGCATATCTCTTTTTATCCGAATAAAATTTATCAAGGAAAGGATTAGCTTCAAATTGTTCGAGTACTAGCTCAGCCTTAAGTTTTTCTGTTAAAAGTTTTGCGAGTGTAGTTTTACCTGCACCAATGACCCCTTCAATGGCAATATATCGTATTTCTTTTTTTTCTAATACTTCGGACATCGTTAAGTCAATCTTTCAACTTTTAAATTGTCTTTCAATTCGTACAGCAAATCTTGAATAGATTTTCCTATAACTGGATGATAATATTTATCTTCAATTTCACAAAATGGTTCAAGTACAAATCTTCTATTTTGAAGATCAGGATGAGGAATTTTCAAGCTCCCACTATTAATTATTGAATTATTATAGAACAAGATATCAATGTCTATCTCGCGTTCATGCCACTGTTCTCTTTGAATTCTGCCGATATTAGACTCTATCTTCTTCAACTCTTCTATAAATACAATAGGTTCTAAATTTGTATTTACTTTCACTACTAAATTTAAGAATTCTTTTTGTTCTTTGTAACCATATGGTTCAGTTTTATAAATTGAAGAAGTCTTTACAATTTGAATTTGAGTCGATAAACCGAGTTGCAAAATAGATTTTAAAACGTTTAGAAATCTATTCCCGGCGTTTGAGCCAATCGACAAAAATGCTTCAGATTTCATTTCGATGTAAATCTATTTGCGCTTCAACATTATCAATCAAACCTCCAACAGGTGGATTACACTTTCTAACGTTAATGATCACTCTGCTTACAATCTGAAATTTTTTAAGAATTTTTTCTGCAATTAAAAATGAAATTTTTTCAACAAGATAAAATTTATTTGCAGTAAGGATATCATGTATGTATTTATAAACCGAGACATAATCAATCGCATCTTCAAGTTTATCGGAATTTGAAGCTTCATTAAAATCATAAAATAATTCGGCATCAACTTCAAATTTTCTTCCCAAATTATGCTCCTCAGTGAATACACCATGATAAGCATAAAAGACTGCATTTGTTAATTTTAAACTGCTCTGCATTTACTACATGCTCTTGAAAATTCTTTGATGATATAACTTTTTTATTCCTCGCCAATTTACAATAATTATTCCGAATAAAACAAAGAACGAACCAAGAAATACATTTGCAGTGAGTCGTTCATCATGAAATAACCAACCGATAATTACCGCAACTATTGGTGTAATAAAAGAAGTAAGAGCGAGAATAACAACTGAGATTCTTTGCATCAACCAATAATAAGTTGTGAAATTAAAAACCGTGACAATTAATGCAAGGTATAGCACATATCCAACTGAAATTGTTGTAAAAGATGCATTGGTTAAATCTTCTGCTAGAAAACTGAACAGTATCAGACCAATCCCTGCTAACAGAAACGGGATAAAATTCATGCTTAATGGATTTAGATAACTACCATGTTTTTTGATCATGATTGATATTCCCGCTTGCATAACAGCGCTAGTTACAACTAAGATCATTCCGGTAATATAGTTTTCGATGTCAATTTTCAAGCTATCAGAAAAAATTATTATTAATCCTACAAATGCCATTGTAATTCCAATGAAACGATAAGCTGTCAACTTTTCGTCAGAAATAAAAATACTTGAAAGAATTGCAACTGCAAATGGATAGACGCCAAATAAAATTGATGCAAGCGAAGAAGGAATATGACTCTCAGCCCAATATACCATCCAAAATGGAATTGAGTACGAGAACATTGCGAGAATAAGATATATTTTGTTCGACTTTGCGTCAAGTTGAAGTTTAATTCCACTTAATTTCATGATCATGTAAATTACAACAGCTGCAATGAAGAATCGCATCCCGATGTTGAGCATTGGAGGAAAATATGGAAGACTTAACTGGATTATCAGCCAGCTTGAACCCCAAAAAAGGCAGATTGCTATGTAGGCAAAAGGTATTAAAATTTTAGAATTCAATTTGTACTTCTCATTCCTATAATTGCAAGCATTCTTCCTGATCTTATTCCATCGCGGCGATAAGAATGCAATAAATTTTTCATCTCATAAGTGCAGAGAGATGAAATCTGGATCCGTTCTTGACGCACTCCTTCATTTTTTAGCAAAGTGAAATTAATTCCTGGTAAATCTATCAAATATTTTTCCTTGAAAATTTTTACATTTTCCTTTGGAAATTTTACCGCAACATCACAATCCACTACAAAACAATTCTTACAAATCGAATGACCAAAATAAACGTACAAATCTTCCGGATTTACCATGAGATCAGTTTTCAGTTTGACAAGGGTATGGTGAAGAATTTTTAGTTCTGTACCCCGCCAACCAGAATGAACTGCTGCGACTATTTTTTTTTTAGGATCAAAAATCAAAATTGGAATGCAATCTGCAATATTTACTGTTAAGAAAACATTTTCATTATCAGTAATTAACGCATCGTTTTCTTGGAGAAAGGCAGACTTATTAATGTATGAAATTTTACAGCCATGGACCTGATTTTGGGACACAATACTTTTCTCATTTACTTTCAACCAACTGAAGAAAGCTTCACGATTGAATTTAACATTCTTAACTTCATCACCCACATTTTGACTGAGATTAAATTTAAATGGGGAATTATCCTCCCCACCTAAAACTGTAGAAACACCATGCACTAAATTCTCGAATTGACTAAGTAAAGTGCTTCTAATAATTACTGGCTGCATTAAAGAATCGAAAGTGCCTCTGATAGATCTTTTATAATATCATCAGGATTTTCTAATCCAACAGACATACGAATGCCAGTTGGATCAATTCCTTCTCTAATTTGCTCATCGGCTGGAATCATTGAATGTGTCATTGAGCCTGGATGTTCGACCAATGTTCTAATATGACCAAGACTGACCGCCAGTGTAATCGTATAAGAATTTTCTGCAATGAAGTCCATTATTTTCTTCCCGTTCGCTTTTCCCTCTTCAGCATTTCTACCTTTAATACCAAAGTAAAGCATATTTCCAGGGGAAAAATTTCCTTCATAATCCTTCATCTGTTTCTTTGCAATTTCATGATACTTAAATGAAGTAAGTCCCGGATAATTTACATATGATATTGCCGGATGATTTGATAGAAACTCTGCAATCTTTGTAGCGGACTTAATTTCTTTCTGCAATCTTATTGGAAGCGATGTTAGTCCATAAACGACTATTGGCCATGCACTTTTTGCACCAAGGACTGCACCAAAATCTTTTCTATAAAGCATTATAACATCTCGGTATTTTTTGGGACAAATAACAACACCACCCATATCAGTCCCAAATCCTCCAATATTTTTTGTAAGAGAGTGCACAACGAAATCAACTCCTAATGTAATTGGCCTCTGACAATATGGCGTAGCAAAAGTATTATCAACAGCAACTTTAATCTGAGTTTTTTCATCTCGTTTCGAGTTAACATCTTTGACTAATTTTGTTACTGCTGAAATGTCTATAATCTCTAAATTCGGATTCGAAGGAGATTCAAAGTATACAACTCTGGTTTTTTCAGATGTTGCATTTTTCAAATTCTCAAGATTTGTCATATCAATTTTTTTTACACCGATGTTATACCGCGGATACCAATTATTGAGCAAGGAAAATGTGCAGCCATATAATGTTTTATGACAAATGATTTCATCTCCGGATTGAGCCAACACTCCGAAAATTGCTGAGATTGCACCCATCCCAGTTGCAAAAGTAACGGCAGTTTCTCCCATTTCTGCCAGAGCAAGATTTTCTTCTAGGATTTCCTTGTTCGGCTCTCCCATTCTGTCATAAATATAGATTGGTGATTCGCCATCGGGCAGAAAACAAGTGTTGCCAAATTCAGAAAATCCTTTCGCACCCCGTTCGGCAGAATCTAATCTAAAAGTAGTAGATGATGAAATAGGAGGAACTACATGATGATTGTAATCCCATTTTTCGGTGAATGCCCGACCGTAAATAAGGTGGGTTTCCATTGTATATTTTTTTTCGTCTTTTTTACTCATAAGCACCTCTTGTAATTAATAGTTCATAAAACGATTAATTATTTAATCATTTGAAATTTATAGTTTATAATACTTCTCTTCAATTTCTTTGCGAGATAATGGAGAATTAGGTGCTTAGGGTTCTCATTCGATTTAAAATCATAAGTAATTTACAAAAAAAAATTGGAATGATTGTGAATTTTTGGAATAATCTTTTACGATTCAAATTTTTTTACATTCGAATCAGCGAAACGATAACCACGGAGGAAATCGGATATAGTCATTTTTTTTCGTCCCTCAATTTGAAGGATTTCAATCAATATTTTTTTATATCCTGTATGAACAAATAATTTGTCATCGGCTATTTCAAAACAACCTGGCGTTAATGTGGAATTGATGTCAGAAATTTTCGTTTTAAATATTTTAACAATTTTATTATTAAAAATCGTGTAAGCTGCCGGAATTGGAGACAATCCGCGAACTAAATTATGGATGTCTGTGGACGCTTTACTCCAATTTATTAAACACATCTCTTTTGTAATTTTCGGTGCGTTCGATGCAAGCGAATTATTTTGAGCTTCTGTTTTAACTTCACCAGAAGATATTTTTTCAAGTGTTTTAATAATTAAATCAGATCCAAATTGAGCCATTCTATCATGCAGAGTACCAAAGTCATCCTCTTCTTCAATTTTCACTTTTTCTTGTAAGATAATATTTCCAGTATCAACTTTGTCTTGAAGGAAAAAAGTTGTCAAGCCAGTTTCTTTATCTCCATTGATCAATGACCATTGAATCGGAGCGGCACCCCTGTATTTAGGAAGAAGTGAACCATGAAGATTGAACATCCCTCGCGGTGCAAGATTGTAAACTTCTCGCGGTAAAATTCTAAAGGCAACGACTACGCCAACATCGAATTCAATATTTTTTATTTGATTAATAAAAGATTCAACGCGGAGGTTCTCAGGCTGCAGAACACGCAATTTGTGATATAGGGCTGATCCTTTGACAGGTGAAAACGATTTTTTCTTACCACGCCCTTTTTCTTTGTCGGGAACCGTGACTACAGCACAGATGGTATGATTGGTTTCAATTATTTTCTGGAGGCATATTGATGCGAATTCAGGAGTTCCAAAAAAAACTATTCTCATTTAAGAAAATTCATTTTTTTAACTTCTCGCAATATACCTCCTGAGCTTTGATCAATTGCAATTAATTCATAGAAGTAAACTCCACTCACCAAATTATATTTATCAGCATCAAATTCAAAAGTTCTGAATCCAACATTGTCCTCATCAACTAAAGGAACTGCAATTAATCGGCCAAGAATATCATAAACTTTCAATGTAACTTTTTGTTTGTGACCTTGATTCTCGCCACTGACAGCGAAATTAATTTTTGTTTTCGAGTTAAATGGATTCGGATAATTTTGTGAAAGCATTTTTTCGGATATTCTTCCAATCACTTCAATCTCGAAAGTAGTATGTTCTTTATTTAAACTTGTTTCGGCTTCTTCATTTAATAGAATACTCGTCCCATCCAAAAATCTTAATAGAACTGTTAATCCTGAGTGAGCATTCTTTAATTTAATTCGAATTGGAAAATCAGTCCCTGCAGTTTGTACAAGTTTTTTTTCATTTGTTAAAATAATTTTAGAGTTGTCAGAAAATCTTATATCAAAAATTCCTGCAGGTGGTTTGGGAGGCAATTCAAATTTAGATTGATCTACAACACTATGAGCGATATGCAAGCTACTTGAATTATTTCCATCGCTAAAAATTAATGATGACAAACCGGAGAAATCAGATTCCAAGCTCTGAAGATTAGGTTTAAATGTTAAAATAGCTAAGTTAATAGTTCCCGCTGAACTTGACTTAATCCAATATCCATTTCCCTTCTTTAGCTCAGATGCAATTTGATATCCACCATCGTATTCGAAAAATGACGACGAAATAATCCCTGGAGGATTTGTGGAAATATTGCTTACTGGGATATTTCCATTTAGTGAGCCGATAATATTCCATCCAGAACGAACCGGTACTTCGATGTTTTGTGATTGTGTGCCAATAAGAGTGTGATTTTGCGGAGTGTCAAATTTCAGCCAATAACCTAATCCGACTTTTAGCGTATCCTTTATTGCATAATTGCCTTCATACGTGTAAGCATATGAAACAGCGCCTGGAAAAACTGTAAGAGGAGTCATATTTCCGACTGTAAGAGGAGAAGATAGAAGATTCCAACCAGCTTTTGATGAGAATGTAGAAGTCGCCTGATTTGGCAGTGAATCTTGAATTACTGCCATCCAAGCACTTCTTTGACCACTTTCCAGCCTGGTCCAAATAGGATACACTTTTCCATTTAGGGCTGCTATATTAGTATAATCACCAAAAAAGACTGAAGAAGTTGGAGTGAATGGAGATTGAGAGACTTTAAATTCGCTAAATGTATCGCCGCCATCAGTCGAGCGTGCTACATACACATCTGTTTGGTTATCGCTATAATTACGTCTATCATAATAAACGATATAAATGCTCCCGGTTCCTGGATCAACGGTCATCCATGTAAAAAATTGGTGTTTATTTCCAATGTCAGAATTCACACGTTTTGGAGCAGTCCAAGTATTTCCGCCATTAGTAGATTTTACAATAAAAATATCTGTGTTATTCGTTCCATTTCTCTGGTCTGACCAATTAATATAAATATTACCTCTATATGGTGAATTGCTTATATCACAAGCAGTTACGGGCAGCCCATTACACCTATAAATACCTGGCACTGCAAAATCCCACCCTCCTGGAATAGAAGTGATGACTTTATCCAGTCCCCAAGTCACACCACCATCTATCGATTTATCAAAGACTAATCCAAGCGGGCCGGTCCACGAAAGATAGACCTCACCATTTGGCCCAACCGCCGGAACTGCTCCCTCGACTGTGTTATCTTCATCTATACAGTCGCCCCCCTTTTCACTAATTCGATAGGGAGCAGACCAAATTTCTCCTCCATCGGTTGATCTTGAGAATAATATTCGAGAGCTATCATTAGAGTTTGAGCTGCCATAATTATCAAATTCTGTCCAAGCCATATAGAGATTATTGCGATAAGTGCTATTAGTCCAATCAACGGCTATCCATTCTTTATCTTGAGCACGAACCGGAGGATTAAATCCAATACCGACTCCGCTACTCCATGAAACTCCTTTGTTCGTGGATTTCTGAACAACAATTCTATCAATCCAATAACCTGGAGAACTTGGATTTGATAAATGACCGAAATAGACATTACCAAATAGATCAAATACAACACAAGGATCTCCCCAGACACCAAGTGGTGATGACATATTTCCTTGAGTCCAAGTCGATCCGCTATTGGTTGAGTAATAAAAATATCTAATATTAGCCCCAGCAACTAAATTTGAAGGATCTATTGGATTAATTGCTATGCTCGTTTCATTGGGATCGGTGCTAGATGGATTGCTGACTCGTATATTTGGATACTGTGCACTTCCCAATTGAATCAAAACGAAGAAAACAACTAAAGCAAAAATTGGATTTTTCATAGTACCATTATCATGTTTATTTTAATAGAATAATTTTGTGAACTAAAGGTTGAAATTTTGAATTGCTAAATGCTGCTTTGACTAAATAAGGACTACTGCTTAAGTTCAATTTTTCAGAATCTAACTCGAACTCAAACTGTCCGGAGAAAATCTCTCCTTTAAATAACGTAGTAATTTCTTGTCCCAGAATATTAACTAATTTTAATGTTAAAAAATCATTAACAGGGGAAAATATTTTGATTTTAGTTTTAGGGTTAAATGGATTTGGATACGAACTGATTCTAAACTCATTCGGAATGATGTCATTATCCAAAGATACACTCGTTGTCGGTTTTATGAAACTCGCTTTTACAGCATTCCAGTAATCAGCGCCCATTAATTCGTAATTCCACATTCCATCTCCCCTTCGCCAATCCCAATAGGCAAAATGCCACCCTCTTTCTAAAGCGATGTCTGAAAGATCCGTTAGAAATTGAATCCCTCCGTTTTGCTGTTTCATTACTCCAAATTCTCCCATTACAATCGGCACATGGTGACTATCCTGAAAGGCTATTACAAATTCGTAAATTGTTGTTTTAAAAAAGTTCTTATCATGGAGCATATTCGAAAACCACTCAATACTAAAATACATCCCTGGATAAGTTTTTGTGTTTGGAGCTTCCTGTTTAGTATATGCTTGCGGTCTATAACTATGAAATTCATAAACTGTGAAGTGATCAGATTGTTTTTCTAAGATAGAAAAATATTCTGCGCTTGAATAGGACACATTTTGTACAACAATAGGAATATCGGTTGACACAGTACGGATCGAGTCAATAAAAAGCGAATAAATATCTTTCATAATTATTCCTTCAGCGTCTAATTTATTCTTAAATAGTTCCGGCGGATATGCAGTGTCATCAAAAAGCGGATTGGGTTCTACAATTGGTATAATTGCTGCAAAAAGTGAATCGGGAAGATATCTCGAAGTAATATCTTTCAACATTGATGCGTACAAATTTTGTTCATCAGGTCTTTTCCAAATCGTGGATTTGTTCGCTAATCCGGTAGATTCTAAATAGACATCTCTTCTTCCAGGTCCTTGTCTGACTGCGATGGCATAATAAATCCCGACAGTACGGCAGTACTTTACAAGTGAATCGATTTCGTCTATATAATTTTGCTTAACAGTGTAAGGTGAATCAACGTCTTGGAATCCAAAACAGCCAAGCATTGCATAATTTGCTCCAGATGCCTTCAGATCTGCAATATCTTCCAGTGTTTTGGGGAACTCGTTTAAGACGTTATAGCCGCGAAAAAAACTTGGAGTCTGCCACTTTATAAATTTAGAATTGGAAGACTGTGCAAATAAAGAATTGGAAAACATGATTGCAATGAAAATGCAACACGTGAACCTGCGCATATTTCCTCCAACAAGTATTTGAACTAGATTAATATTTAATTTTGGTTAAAATTTAATACAAATATTATTTTATAACAATCATTTTCTTGGTATCTGAAAAATCTCCGGCTTTAATTCTATAGAAATATAATCCGCTAGAAATTGAACTTGCATCAAATTCAACCTCATATCTGCCGATTGATTTTTGTTCACTAACTATTGTTTTCACTTCACGGCCAAGTACATCGAAAATTTTAAGCGTAACATGACTATTTTTGGGGATTTGATATTTAATCGTAGTTACAGGATTAAATGGATTCGGATAATTTTGCGACAAGAAGAAATTCAATACACCTTCCGATTTAGAGAATTTTATATTATTTATACCGCTGTTTGTTATTGTTAAACTATTTTCAGTAGTTAGTATCTCATTGATCAGTTTACCGGTAATTAAATCGTTGACTTTGAGAGTTACTATCCCTTTTTCAATTGATATTTTAACTGGATACACGGCATTATTTATTTGTAGAATTGACTCATGAGTTAAACCAGAAATATTATAATTTCCCAAAAATCTTGAGTCCAATACCGAACTTGGTGGAATCGGTGGAAGCTCTGTACGAACTGTCTCATAATTTTCGTCTAAATATACCTTCACCATTTGACCGCTGGCGTCAGAAATTAGCAAACATTCATCAAACTCAATTTTGGGATTATCAATCTGACTCTTCGCTAAACTCAAATTCATAGTTAGTGAACCATTTTGAGAACTCTTTAGCCAATATCCATTACCTTTTTCGATTAATGAAACAGCATGATATCCATTATTATATCCAAATATCTGCCCTTGAATTATTCCGGGTGGAGTTGTAATTAAACTCGCTACTGGCAGGCTCCCATTAAGTCCACCGATTAAGTTCCAACCGGTTTTCAATGGCATGTTAACAGCACTTTGTTGAATTCCATTAATAGTGTGATTCTGATTCCCATTGAATTTCAACCAATATCCATAGCCGTTCTGTAAAGAATCTTTTACTAAATAGAAATCATTAAACCAATATGCATTTGAAGTTGAACTCGGGAATATAATTGATTTTCTACAGTCTGGGACTTCCAGAGGAACTGAAATTATGTTCCATCCATCTACAGTCGAGAAACTTGAAGTTGAACCGCTCGAAGTTGTTTGGTAGCTAATAATACTCACATCATCTATGTACCAGCCATCTTTTTGAACAGAGCCATCACTCTGGAGATTAAATCTCAGCTTTACATTGCTCATTCCAACATAACTGGATAAATCCATTGATTCTTTCACCCAAGTTATCTGTGTGCCATCATAACCAATTGAACCGGATGGTTGTTTTCCTTTGCCGCTTCCGGGTCGAGTATATGAACCTGCTAATGAAGCCCAAGAACTTCCATTATTCGTGCTAACCTGAACTTGACCAAAATCCCAAGATGCTTCAATGTCCCAGCGTGTCCAGAATTCAAGATTAGCAAGAATAGAGTTACTTAGATCAATCGATTGAGTTTTTACTAAATCGGTATTAACATTTGCTGGATAATTTCCTGCAGGGCTGTCCGTAATTGAGTTAACTGGAGACTTTGAACTCGATGTTGTCAAACCCCAAGTATTTGTTAATGTCCAATTTGAAGTTCCACCTTCGAAATTATCAGTAAATAGAACAGATGGAGTGCCTACAACTATAGAAGTTGTGTCTGAAATGAGTGCAGTGCCGTTAATTGCAATTACGGCAGCAACTTTATGCTTTGATCCATTTGGTGTAATAGGTGAAATATAAAATTTCATCGGACTTATATTTGTTGAGACAGATTCACGGCCTGGTAGAGAATCAATCGAAATTGAAGCACCACTTAAAATATTTACATATGGCGATAGGGAGGTAAATGTGACTCCAACATTGTATGCGCTGCTTAAACCTTTATTTTTCAATTCGATTATCATTTGTACACTATCACCTGGTACAATATAATTTCCGTTTTTTATAAATGTTTTTTGAGCGATCGATGGATATTCTCCGGCAATCCATGAATAATATAGATTAGGTTTTAGATTTTCAATTGCCAATGGAAATATTCTGCTTTGACTTGGCCAAAAACCATCGGATGATGAACCGACCTCAGGTGTCATTGCAAATATCTTTCCGCGTGTTGCAATTGGTTCGCCGTCATACATATAATCATCCGAATTACCTCTCGTCGCATAACCTACAGTCTGTTGATCTGTACCGTAAACATATCCATTGTAAGCTGTCATATCTCGTGCG
It contains:
- a CDS encoding deoxynucleoside kinase; this encodes MSEVLEKKEIRYIAIEGVIGAGKTTLAKLLTEKLKAELVLEQFEANPFLDKFYSDKKRYAFQTQIFFLLNRFQQQQSIVQSNLFSEYLVSDYIFEKDKIFAYLNLAGDELKLYETVASQLEKSVIKPDIVIYLQASVDKLMDNIHKRNRDMEKNMQRSYIEQLADAYNHFFFMYKSTPLLIVNATQMDFLKNQQDLEELINLIFRKDRALVEYYSPEPKGLL
- the folK gene encoding 2-amino-4-hydroxy-6-hydroxymethyldihydropteridine diphosphokinase → MKSEAFLSIGSNAGNRFLNVLKSILQLGLSTQIQIVKTSSIYKTEPYGYKEQKEFLNLVVKVNTNLEPIVFIEELKKIESNIGRIQREQWHEREIDIDILFYNNSIINSGSLKIPHPDLQNRRFVLEPFCEIEDKYYHPVIGKSIQDLLYELKDNLKVERLT
- the folB gene encoding dihydroneopterin aldolase, translating into MQSSLKLTNAVFYAYHGVFTEEHNLGRKFEVDAELFYDFNEASNSDKLEDAIDYVSVYKYIHDILTANKFYLVEKISFLIAEKILKKFQIVSRVIINVRKCNPPVGGLIDNVEAQIDLHRNEI
- a CDS encoding DMT family transporter, coding for MNSKILIPFAYIAICLFWGSSWLIIQLSLPYFPPMLNIGMRFFIAAVVIYMIMKLSGIKLQLDAKSNKIYLILAMFSYSIPFWMVYWAESHIPSSLASILFGVYPFAVAILSSIFISDEKLTAYRFIGITMAFVGLIIIFSDSLKIDIENYITGMILVVTSAVMQAGISIMIKKHGSYLNPLSMNFIPFLLAGIGLILFSFLAEDLTNASFTTISVGYVLYLALIVTVFNFTTYYWLMQRISVVILALTSFITPIVAVIIGWLFHDERLTANVFLGSFFVLFGIIIVNWRGIKKLYHQRIFKSM
- the pgeF gene encoding peptidoglycan editing factor PgeF translates to MQPVIIRSTLLSQFENLVHGVSTVLGGEDNSPFKFNLSQNVGDEVKNVKFNREAFFSWLKVNEKSIVSQNQVHGCKISYINKSAFLQENDALITDNENVFLTVNIADCIPILIFDPKKKIVAAVHSGWRGTELKILHHTLVKLKTDLMVNPEDLYVYFGHSICKNCFVVDCDVAVKFPKENVKIFKEKYLIDLPGINFTLLKNEGVRQERIQISSLCTYEMKNLLHSYRRDGIRSGRMLAIIGMRSTN
- a CDS encoding aminotransferase class I/II-fold pyridoxal phosphate-dependent enzyme, which produces MSKKDEKKYTMETHLIYGRAFTEKWDYNHHVVPPISSSTTFRLDSAERGAKGFSEFGNTCFLPDGESPIYIYDRMGEPNKEILEENLALAEMGETAVTFATGMGAISAIFGVLAQSGDEIICHKTLYGCTFSLLNNWYPRYNIGVKKIDMTNLENLKNATSEKTRVVYFESPSNPNLEIIDISAVTKLVKDVNSKRDEKTQIKVAVDNTFATPYCQRPITLGVDFVVHSLTKNIGGFGTDMGGVVICPKKYRDVIMLYRKDFGAVLGAKSAWPIVVYGLTSLPIRLQKEIKSATKIAEFLSNHPAISYVNYPGLTSFKYHEIAKKQMKDYEGNFSPGNMLYFGIKGRNAEEGKANGKKIMDFIAENSYTITLAVSLGHIRTLVEHPGSMTHSMIPADEQIREGIDPTGIRMSVGLENPDDIIKDLSEALSIL
- a CDS encoding methionyl-tRNA formyltransferase produces the protein MRIVFFGTPEFASICLQKIIETNHTICAVVTVPDKEKGRGKKKSFSPVKGSALYHKLRVLQPENLRVESFINQIKNIEFDVGVVVAFRILPREVYNLAPRGMFNLHGSLLPKYRGAAPIQWSLINGDKETGLTTFFLQDKVDTGNIILQEKVKIEEEDDFGTLHDRMAQFGSDLIIKTLEKISSGEVKTEAQNNSLASNAPKITKEMCLINWSKASTDIHNLVRGLSPIPAAYTIFNNKIVKIFKTKISDINSTLTPGCFEIADDKLFVHTGYKKILIEILQIEGRKKMTISDFLRGYRFADSNVKKFES
- a CDS encoding T9SS type A sorting domain-containing protein, yielding MKNPIFALVVFFVLIQLGSAQYPNIRVSNPSSTDPNETSIAINPIDPSNLVAGANIRYFYYSTNSGSTWTQGNMSSPLGVWGDPCVVFDLFGNVYFGHLSNPSSPGYWIDRIVVQKSTNKGVSWSSGVGIGFNPPVRAQDKEWIAVDWTNSTYRNNLYMAWTEFDNYGSSNSNDSSRILFSRSTDGGEIWSAPYRISEKGGDCIDEDNTVEGAVPAVGPNGEVYLSWTGPLGLVFDKSIDGGVTWGLDKVITSIPGGWDFAVPGIYRCNGLPVTACDISNSPYRGNIYINWSDQRNGTNNTDIFIVKSTNGGNTWTAPKRVNSDIGNKHQFFTWMTVDPGTGSIYIVYYDRRNYSDNQTDVYVARSTDGGDTFSEFKVSQSPFTPTSSVFFGDYTNIAALNGKVYPIWTRLESGQRSAWMAVIQDSLPNQATSTFSSKAGWNLLSSPLTVGNMTPLTVFPGAVSYAYTYEGNYAIKDTLKVGLGYWLKFDTPQNHTLIGTQSQNIEVPVRSGWNIIGSLNGNIPVSNISTNPPGIISSSFFEYDGGYQIASELKKGNGYWIKSSSAGTINLAILTFKPNLQSLESDFSGLSSLIFSDGNNSSSLHIAHSVVDQSKFELPPKPPAGIFDIRFSDNSKIILTNEKKLVQTAGTDFPIRIKLKNAHSGLTVLLRFLDGTSILLNEEAETSLNKEHTTFEIEVIGRISEKMLSQNYPNPFNSKTKINFAVSGENQGHKQKVTLKVYDILGRLIAVPLVDEDNVGFRTFEFDADKYNLVSGVYFYELIAIDQSSGGILREVKKMNFLK
- a CDS encoding glycoside hydrolase family 5 protein; translation: MRRFTCCIFIAIMFSNSLFAQSSNSKFIKWQTPSFFRGYNVLNEFPKTLEDIADLKASGANYAMLGCFGFQDVDSPYTVKQNYIDEIDSLVKYCRTVGIYYAIAVRQGPGRRDVYLESTGLANKSTIWKRPDEQNLYASMLKDITSRYLPDSLFAAIIPIVEPNPLFDDTAYPPELFKNKLDAEGIIMKDIYSLFIDSIRTVSTDIPIVVQNVSYSSAEYFSILEKQSDHFTVYEFHSYRPQAYTKQEAPNTKTYPGMYFSIEWFSNMLHDKNFFKTTIYEFVIAFQDSHHVPIVMGEFGVMKQQNGGIQFLTDLSDIALERGWHFAYWDWRRGDGMWNYELMGADYWNAVKASFIKPTTSVSLDNDIIPNEFRISSYPNPFNPKTKIKIFSPVNDFLTLKLVNILGQEITTLFKGEIFSGQFEFELDSEKLNLSSSPYLVKAAFSNSKFQPLVHKIILLK